A portion of the Microlunatus phosphovorus NM-1 genome contains these proteins:
- a CDS encoding alpha-1,4-glucan--maltose-1-phosphate maltosyltransferase, giving the protein MTDAAATQTPAPSDSAHPTSPGDSAHPTSPGAPSGLGAEIRRIPVTKVSPVIEGGAYPAKAVVGEEFEIRATVFREGHDAVNASVIVTNPSGVETEVRMEPTTPLGFDWWHTYVTLETEGAWTFRVEGWSDPWETWVHNAEIKIPAGIDVSLMITEGTALFHGAALRAREADDHETAAILSGAADGLAAPHQVEDRLHVALAPEVRAAMVTYGPRELVSPTPDYPIFVDRRKALFSSWYEFFPRSEGAYRKENGEWVSGTFDTSHSRLEAAAAMGFDVVYLPPIHPIGTAFRKGANNTLQPGPHDPGSPWAIGNVEGGHDAIHPDLGDFDAFDRFVARANELGVEIALDLALNASPDHPWVKEHPEWFSKRADGSIAYAENPPKKYQDIYNFNFDNDRDGIRAAWLEVVRLWMSHGVRIFRVDNPHTKPVEFWAWLFAEVRKTDPDVLFLAEAFTKPSMMHMLGKIGFHQSYTYFTWRNEKWEIEEYLRELTTETDAFFRPNFFVNTPDILPTFLQWGGKPAFTIRAVLAATLSPTWGVYAGYELFENEVLARGREEYLNSEKFEYRPRDWAGAEASGENLNLLLGRLNQIRREHPALQQLRDLTFHHAPHSHVLAFSKKSGDDVVLTICSLDPTAIVESEIILDMEALGMSPGDVFLVHDEITGQSWRWGQRAFVRLTFDDPAHVLTVVKQGGSPYRRG; this is encoded by the coding sequence GTGACAGACGCAGCGGCGACCCAAACCCCCGCCCCCTCTGATTCAGCCCACCCCACCTCCCCCGGTGATTCGGCCCACCCCACCTCCCCCGGTGCGCCGTCCGGCCTCGGCGCCGAGATCCGCCGCATTCCGGTGACGAAGGTGTCGCCGGTGATCGAGGGCGGCGCCTATCCGGCCAAGGCCGTGGTCGGCGAGGAGTTCGAGATCCGCGCCACGGTCTTCCGCGAGGGCCACGACGCCGTCAACGCCTCCGTGATCGTGACCAACCCGTCCGGAGTCGAGACCGAGGTCCGGATGGAGCCGACCACCCCCCTCGGCTTCGACTGGTGGCATACGTACGTGACCCTCGAGACCGAGGGTGCGTGGACCTTCCGAGTCGAGGGCTGGAGCGACCCCTGGGAGACCTGGGTGCACAACGCCGAGATCAAGATCCCGGCCGGCATCGACGTCTCCTTGATGATCACCGAGGGCACCGCACTGTTCCATGGTGCCGCCCTGCGGGCCCGCGAGGCCGACGACCACGAGACCGCCGCCATCCTGTCCGGCGCGGCCGACGGACTCGCGGCGCCGCATCAGGTCGAGGACCGTCTGCACGTCGCGTTGGCGCCCGAGGTTCGCGCCGCCATGGTGACCTACGGACCGCGCGAGCTGGTCTCCCCCACCCCGGACTATCCGATCTTCGTCGACCGTCGGAAGGCGCTCTTCTCCTCGTGGTACGAGTTCTTCCCGCGCTCGGAGGGTGCTTACCGCAAGGAGAACGGCGAGTGGGTGTCCGGCACCTTCGACACCTCGCACAGCCGGCTCGAGGCGGCAGCTGCCATGGGCTTCGATGTGGTCTACCTGCCGCCCATCCACCCGATCGGCACCGCATTCCGCAAGGGTGCCAACAACACTTTGCAGCCGGGCCCCCATGACCCCGGGTCGCCGTGGGCGATCGGCAACGTCGAGGGCGGCCACGACGCGATCCACCCGGACCTCGGCGACTTCGACGCCTTCGACCGGTTCGTCGCCCGAGCCAACGAGCTGGGCGTGGAGATCGCGCTCGATCTGGCGCTGAACGCCTCACCCGACCATCCCTGGGTGAAGGAACATCCGGAATGGTTCAGCAAGCGGGCCGACGGCTCGATCGCGTACGCGGAGAATCCGCCGAAGAAGTATCAAGACATCTACAACTTCAATTTCGACAACGACCGGGACGGCATCCGCGCCGCCTGGCTGGAGGTCGTGCGACTGTGGATGTCACACGGCGTGCGAATCTTCCGAGTGGACAATCCACACACCAAGCCGGTCGAGTTCTGGGCCTGGCTGTTCGCCGAGGTGCGCAAGACCGATCCGGACGTGCTGTTCCTGGCCGAGGCGTTCACCAAGCCATCGATGATGCACATGCTCGGCAAGATCGGCTTCCACCAGAGCTACACCTACTTCACCTGGCGCAACGAGAAGTGGGAGATCGAGGAGTACCTGCGCGAGCTCACCACCGAGACCGACGCGTTCTTCCGGCCGAACTTCTTCGTCAACACCCCCGACATCTTGCCGACCTTCCTGCAATGGGGCGGCAAGCCGGCTTTCACCATCCGCGCCGTGCTGGCAGCGACCCTGTCACCGACGTGGGGCGTCTACGCCGGCTACGAGCTGTTCGAGAACGAGGTGCTGGCCCGTGGCCGCGAGGAGTATCTGAACTCGGAGAAGTTCGAATACCGGCCACGTGACTGGGCCGGCGCGGAGGCCAGTGGGGAGAACCTCAATCTGCTGCTCGGCAGGCTCAACCAGATCCGTCGCGAGCACCCGGCGCTGCAGCAGCTGCGAGATCTCACCTTCCATCACGCGCCGCACAGTCACGTGCTGGCCTTCTCCAAGAAGTCCGGCGACGACGTGGTGCTCACCATCTGCAGTCTCGACCCGACGGCGATCGTGGAGTCCGAGATCATCCTCGACATGGAGGCGCTCGGGATGAGCCCGGGCGATGTGTTCCTGGTCCACGATGAGATCACCGGCCAGTCCTGGCGCTGGGGGCAGCGCGCCTTCGTCCGACTCACCTTCGACGACCCGGCGCACGTGCTCACGGTCGTGAAGCAGGGCGGATCGCCGTACCGGCGGGGCTGA
- a CDS encoding maltokinase N-terminal cap-like domain-containing protein — translation MDPESADQLLRHLAQARWFAGKGRRAEIGSVTPLPWLTDSSTWPAVRVEIVRVDYPPAEDPPTHDLQPSEDSPPTQDSQPAAAGTQPWPYELYQLMVAYHRAPVPGLLHAELGRRTVAELGPVIGYDATQDPAACALLWQMLLDGHQTRYRDSEISFHRTDISELAPDAVAQPFTGQQSNTSVMFGDQAMIKFFRRIELGANLDIEVHDALGRAGVRDVARLYGWIHAHWLQDGTPVEADLAMAVEKLASAEDGWGLALDSLRTAGDFSEDAAALGTALAQIHHALRGAFPTAEIDGRTTESLMRTRLTVAADVAPVLTELTPGLESAFAQLGATTLATQRVHGDFHLGQTLKTPHGWRIIDFEGEPAKSMAERVALDSPWRDVAGMLRSFDYAAATVPGPGAARWLASAREAFLTAYAGGLPGLDEQAILRAYEADKAVYELVYEVRNRPDWTAIPLGAIRTIANEGDHDGIRPRR, via the coding sequence ATGGATCCCGAGAGCGCCGACCAGCTGCTCCGCCACCTGGCGCAGGCACGCTGGTTCGCCGGCAAAGGACGCCGGGCCGAGATCGGCTCGGTGACACCGCTGCCCTGGCTCACCGACAGCTCCACCTGGCCGGCGGTCCGGGTGGAGATCGTCCGGGTCGACTACCCGCCTGCCGAGGATCCCCCCACCCACGACTTGCAGCCGTCCGAGGATTCGCCGCCGACCCAGGACTCGCAGCCGGCCGCGGCTGGGACCCAGCCGTGGCCCTACGAGCTCTATCAGCTGATGGTCGCCTATCACCGAGCTCCGGTGCCAGGTCTGCTGCACGCCGAACTCGGCCGACGCACGGTAGCCGAGCTGGGACCGGTGATCGGCTACGACGCCACCCAGGACCCGGCGGCCTGTGCGCTGCTGTGGCAGATGCTCCTCGACGGACATCAGACCCGGTATCGAGACAGTGAGATCTCCTTTCACCGCACGGACATCTCGGAACTGGCGCCGGACGCGGTCGCCCAGCCGTTCACCGGCCAGCAATCCAATACCTCGGTGATGTTCGGCGATCAGGCGATGATCAAGTTCTTCCGCCGGATCGAGCTGGGAGCCAATCTCGATATCGAGGTGCACGATGCCCTCGGCCGGGCCGGCGTACGCGATGTCGCCCGGCTCTACGGCTGGATTCATGCTCACTGGCTGCAGGACGGGACGCCGGTGGAGGCCGACCTGGCAATGGCGGTGGAGAAGCTCGCGTCCGCCGAGGACGGCTGGGGGCTGGCCCTGGACTCCCTGCGGACCGCCGGTGACTTCAGCGAGGACGCCGCAGCCCTGGGCACCGCGCTGGCGCAGATCCACCACGCCCTGCGCGGAGCGTTCCCGACCGCCGAGATCGACGGCCGGACGACCGAGTCGCTGATGCGCACCCGGCTCACTGTCGCCGCCGACGTGGCGCCGGTGCTCACCGAGCTCACGCCCGGGCTGGAGTCCGCCTTCGCCCAGCTCGGGGCAACCACCCTCGCGACGCAGCGCGTACACGGCGACTTCCATCTCGGCCAGACGCTGAAGACCCCGCACGGGTGGCGGATCATCGACTTCGAGGGCGAGCCGGCCAAGTCGATGGCGGAGCGGGTCGCGCTGGATTCCCCCTGGCGAGACGTGGCCGGCATGCTGCGATCGTTCGACTACGCCGCCGCGACCGTGCCCGGTCCCGGCGCGGCACGCTGGCTCGCCTCCGCACGGGAGGCGTTCCTGACCGCGTACGCTGGCGGACTGCCCGGCCTGGACGAACAGGCGATCCTGCGGGCGTACGAAGCGGACAAAGCGGTCTACGAGCTCGTCTACGAGGTGCGCAACCGTCCCGACTGGACAGCGATCCCCCTAGGTGCGATCCGCACCATCGCTAATGAAGGAGACCACGATGGCATTCGACCCCGGCGGTGA
- the glgB gene encoding 1,4-alpha-glucan branching protein GlgB: MAFDPGGELTGWDLTGFHQGHDTEAWRRLGAHEITVTDSERGEISGTRFSVWAPNAQAVRLAGDFNYWNDESSPMQLVPGSGVWSLFVEGVGTGTLYKFEVLGADGVWRLKADPFARFCEAPPHNASIVYESQYEWGDDQWLWFRGQKKQYEEPVSIYEVHLGSWRKGLTYVELARQLVEYVSWQGYTHVELMPVAEHPFDGSWGYHVTGYYAPISRFGSPDEFRYLVDELHKAGIGVLVDWVPGHFATDPWALQRFDGTALFEHEDPRLGWHPDWGSYIFNFGRNEVKSFLVSNAYYWLDEFHIDGLRIDAVASMLYLDYSREAGQWVPNKFGGNENLEAVELLQTVNAHNYRRKPGIMMVAEESTSWPGVTRAVDDGGLGFGFKWNMGWMNDSLRYYGRDPLYRQYHHHEMTFAMAYAYSENFVLPISHDEVVHGKGSMFERAPQDEWRKFGTMRAFYAFMWAHPGKKLLFMGTEFGQRREFAETRSLDWDESAHWGHRGVQRLVKDLNTVYKAHPALYALDTDPAGFRWINADDAGGNVFSWVRFDGDGQMIACITNFSADPRPDYRVGLPAEGAWVEIMNTDAAVYDGTGKIGNLGQVIAHPVPSNGFPASANVTIPPLGAVWLLFQPTPTEESDEPEKVEAGTRAAAKQASPRRREPAAVEPAEEELAGEELADTGDEGSATPAKKTPARKSPAKKTPAKAAARKTSSAAAAKKATTKKTPAKSTATKKTTTRKSAAKKTTPPPEA, from the coding sequence ATGGCATTCGACCCCGGCGGTGAGCTGACCGGTTGGGACCTGACCGGGTTCCATCAGGGGCATGACACCGAGGCCTGGCGCCGGCTCGGTGCGCACGAGATCACGGTGACCGATTCCGAGCGGGGCGAGATCTCGGGCACCCGGTTCTCGGTCTGGGCGCCGAATGCCCAGGCGGTGCGGCTGGCGGGCGACTTCAACTACTGGAACGACGAGTCCTCGCCGATGCAGCTGGTGCCGGGTTCCGGGGTCTGGTCGCTGTTCGTCGAGGGCGTCGGGACCGGCACGCTCTACAAGTTCGAGGTGCTCGGGGCCGATGGTGTCTGGCGGCTGAAGGCGGATCCGTTCGCCCGGTTCTGCGAGGCGCCGCCGCACAACGCCTCGATCGTGTACGAGTCCCAGTACGAGTGGGGCGACGACCAGTGGCTGTGGTTCCGGGGCCAGAAGAAGCAGTACGAGGAGCCGGTCAGCATCTACGAGGTGCATCTGGGCTCGTGGCGCAAGGGCCTCACCTATGTCGAGCTCGCTCGGCAGCTGGTGGAGTACGTGTCCTGGCAGGGCTACACCCACGTCGAGCTGATGCCGGTCGCCGAGCACCCGTTCGACGGGTCCTGGGGCTATCACGTCACCGGCTACTACGCGCCGATCTCCCGGTTCGGCTCCCCCGACGAGTTCCGCTACCTGGTCGACGAGCTGCACAAGGCCGGCATCGGGGTGCTGGTCGACTGGGTCCCGGGTCACTTCGCCACCGATCCGTGGGCGCTGCAGCGCTTCGACGGCACTGCCCTGTTCGAGCACGAGGATCCGCGGCTGGGCTGGCATCCCGACTGGGGCTCCTACATCTTCAACTTCGGCCGCAACGAGGTGAAGAGCTTCCTGGTCTCCAACGCCTACTACTGGCTGGACGAGTTCCACATCGACGGGTTGCGGATCGACGCGGTCGCCTCGATGCTCTATCTGGACTACTCCCGCGAAGCCGGCCAGTGGGTGCCGAACAAGTTCGGCGGCAACGAGAACCTCGAGGCCGTCGAGCTGTTGCAGACGGTGAACGCGCACAACTACCGGCGCAAGCCCGGGATCATGATGGTCGCCGAAGAGTCGACCTCATGGCCCGGAGTCACCCGAGCGGTCGACGACGGCGGCCTGGGATTCGGCTTCAAATGGAACATGGGCTGGATGAACGACTCGCTCCGCTACTACGGGCGAGACCCGCTCTACCGGCAGTATCACCACCACGAGATGACGTTCGCGATGGCGTACGCGTACTCGGAGAACTTCGTGCTGCCGATCAGCCACGACGAGGTCGTGCACGGCAAGGGCTCGATGTTCGAACGGGCGCCGCAGGACGAGTGGCGCAAGTTCGGCACGATGCGGGCGTTCTATGCCTTCATGTGGGCGCATCCGGGCAAGAAGCTGCTCTTCATGGGCACCGAGTTCGGCCAGCGGCGGGAGTTCGCCGAGACCCGCAGTCTCGACTGGGACGAGAGCGCCCACTGGGGTCACCGCGGTGTGCAGCGCCTGGTCAAGGACCTGAACACCGTCTACAAGGCGCATCCGGCGCTGTATGCCCTGGACACGGATCCGGCCGGCTTCCGGTGGATCAACGCCGACGACGCCGGCGGGAACGTGTTCTCCTGGGTGCGCTTCGACGGCGACGGCCAGATGATCGCCTGCATCACCAACTTCTCCGCCGACCCCCGGCCGGACTATCGCGTCGGGCTGCCGGCCGAAGGGGCCTGGGTGGAGATCATGAACACCGATGCCGCGGTCTATGACGGCACCGGCAAGATCGGCAACCTCGGCCAGGTGATCGCCCATCCGGTGCCCTCCAACGGGTTCCCGGCGTCGGCCAATGTGACCATCCCGCCGCTCGGTGCGGTGTGGCTGCTGTTCCAGCCGACCCCGACCGAGGAGTCCGACGAGCCGGAGAAGGTCGAGGCCGGTACGCGGGCAGCGGCCAAGCAGGCTTCGCCGAGAAGGCGCGAGCCCGCGGCCGTGGAGCCGGCCGAGGAGGAACTGGCCGGGGAGGAACTGGCCGACACCGGAGACGAAGGGTCGGCGACACCCGCGAAGAAGACGCCGGCCAGGAAGTCTCCTGCCAAGAAGACTCCTGCCAAGGCGGCGGCGCGGAAGACCAGCTCGGCCGCGGCGGCGAAGAAGGCGACCACCAAGAAGACTCCTGCCAAGTCGACCGCTACGAAGAAGACGACCACTCGGAAGTCTGCGGCGAAGAAGACCACCCCACCGCCGGAGGCGTGA
- a CDS encoding NUDIX hydrolase, which yields MSDPVRLSDGGAGIAVLNWDAGLDLATLQSAATAITEQALASGVRRIEVAVPAADQWARRAFVRSGFRLEGVRRAVISRSDGSYDDLMLYARLAEDLVGGPHGFSSVMNTVLPRKRLIAHVLIRDEFGRILLCDTAFKTDWELPGGIVEPGEPPRTGAIREVREELGVDRAVGRLLVADWMPPYLGWEDAVELIFDGGIVTETQLATFSLQPNEIKRVELVTLDQAAGLVTPLSHRRLSVAMELTSRPAGFETAYLEDGRPT from the coding sequence GTGAGCGATCCGGTACGGCTGAGCGACGGCGGCGCCGGTATCGCCGTCCTCAACTGGGATGCTGGACTGGATCTGGCGACCCTGCAGTCTGCGGCGACGGCGATCACCGAGCAGGCGCTGGCCAGCGGAGTCCGCCGGATCGAGGTGGCGGTGCCAGCTGCCGACCAATGGGCTCGCCGGGCGTTCGTCCGCTCAGGTTTCCGGCTCGAAGGGGTGCGGCGTGCCGTCATCTCGCGATCGGACGGGAGCTATGACGATCTGATGCTCTATGCCCGGCTGGCCGAGGACCTGGTCGGTGGCCCACACGGCTTCTCCAGCGTGATGAACACGGTGCTGCCCAGGAAACGGCTGATCGCCCACGTACTGATCCGCGACGAGTTCGGGCGGATCCTGTTGTGCGACACCGCGTTCAAGACCGACTGGGAGCTACCCGGCGGCATCGTGGAGCCGGGCGAGCCGCCCCGCACCGGCGCCATCCGCGAGGTCCGTGAGGAACTCGGAGTCGATCGCGCGGTGGGCCGGCTGTTGGTCGCCGACTGGATGCCGCCCTACCTCGGCTGGGAAGACGCCGTCGAGCTCATCTTCGACGGCGGCATCGTGACCGAGACCCAACTGGCCACCTTCTCCCTGCAACCCAACGAGATCAAGCGAGTCGAACTCGTCACCCTGGACCAAGCCGCCGGCCTGGTGACGCCCCTCTCCCACCGCCGGCTGAGTGTGGCGATGGAGCTGACCAGCAGGCCCGCCGGTTTCGAGACCGCGTACCTCGAGGATGGGCGCCCTACATAG
- a CDS encoding sensor histidine kinase — MRTLGPWPAVWLTLAVGCALATVVATILVLRAGGGLELISPTAPLGAIMTGCGAVVLSRRPGHRVGYVLVGFGLLWAVDGLLEAWYAVGITAPYGTPPDDVLPGTGFAYWFVARAGAFLLMGLPLLLVLYPTGRLITGRWRILAVGTVVASALLPVTLMLTPASVLELGMPAPPIPDPDLLSVPIPASVGFPLLVITRLITIAAVSPALLLAVVRHRRAVGVERRQLRWLLWAGIVCLFLTIIGVLAPASVLASGALFVAVAVTSISVVIGICEPDRYDVDGLVADTVAWGAVAGIVIGVDLVVVTAVSRLFGDQLNQRDVTITVLPLAMLLYIPLRNLIWARVRRLILGRRSDRYQVVSDLAARLETSGSVADQLPALIAAVADSFKLPYVAVEVLQPDGGRLMAEHGERPERVTELPIAYSEQSVGRLLLADRGGLRGLLTRADQALLLDVVRQAAIAVRLATLATELQASRERLVLAREEDRRRIRRDLHDGLGPLLGGVGLRLAAASQAVDPDPVRAKELIATSRTDLSAAVTEVRRLVHGLRPPALDDLGLLAAVEQQADLLRSEGLRVEVEATGLEDLPAAVEVAAYRIIAESLTNITRHAQASSARVRLVAGPDRLIVEVSDDGIGISSARTAGVGLLSLRERAGELGGSTAVTCPPEGGTKICVELPIGGMP, encoded by the coding sequence ATGCGCACGCTTGGACCCTGGCCCGCCGTCTGGCTGACGCTGGCGGTCGGCTGTGCGCTCGCCACCGTGGTCGCCACAATCCTGGTGCTACGCGCCGGCGGCGGTCTGGAGCTGATCAGCCCGACCGCACCACTCGGCGCGATCATGACCGGCTGCGGTGCCGTGGTGCTGTCGCGCCGCCCGGGTCACCGGGTCGGCTACGTCCTGGTCGGTTTCGGCCTGCTGTGGGCGGTCGACGGTCTGCTGGAGGCGTGGTACGCCGTCGGGATCACCGCGCCGTACGGCACTCCCCCGGACGACGTGCTGCCAGGCACCGGATTCGCGTACTGGTTCGTGGCCAGGGCCGGCGCCTTCCTGCTGATGGGATTGCCGCTGCTGCTCGTCCTCTATCCGACGGGCCGATTGATCACCGGTCGTTGGCGCATCCTCGCCGTCGGGACGGTGGTCGCGTCGGCGCTGCTGCCGGTGACACTGATGCTCACCCCCGCCAGCGTGTTGGAGCTGGGTATGCCCGCACCGCCGATCCCGGACCCGGATCTGCTGAGCGTGCCGATCCCGGCCTCCGTCGGGTTTCCGCTGCTGGTGATCACCCGGCTGATCACCATCGCGGCAGTGTCTCCGGCGCTGCTGCTCGCCGTCGTACGGCACCGCCGCGCAGTCGGTGTGGAGCGCCGCCAACTCCGTTGGCTGCTGTGGGCGGGGATCGTCTGCCTCTTCCTGACCATCATCGGCGTTCTGGCACCGGCCAGCGTGCTGGCGAGCGGTGCCCTGTTCGTCGCCGTGGCGGTGACGTCGATCTCGGTCGTGATCGGCATCTGCGAGCCTGATCGCTACGACGTCGACGGTCTCGTCGCCGACACCGTTGCCTGGGGCGCGGTCGCGGGCATCGTCATCGGGGTCGACCTGGTGGTCGTCACAGCCGTCAGTCGGCTGTTCGGCGATCAACTGAACCAGCGCGACGTCACGATCACGGTCCTGCCGCTGGCGATGCTGCTCTATATCCCGCTGCGTAACCTGATCTGGGCACGAGTGCGACGCCTGATCCTGGGCCGGCGGAGTGATCGCTATCAGGTGGTCTCCGACCTCGCCGCTCGACTGGAGACCTCGGGCTCGGTGGCAGATCAGCTGCCCGCCCTGATCGCCGCCGTGGCCGACTCGTTCAAGCTCCCGTACGTCGCCGTGGAGGTGCTGCAGCCCGATGGCGGCCGGCTGATGGCCGAGCACGGCGAACGCCCGGAGCGGGTCACCGAGCTGCCGATCGCCTATTCCGAGCAGAGCGTGGGCCGGCTGCTGCTGGCCGACCGCGGCGGGCTGCGCGGGCTGCTCACCCGCGCCGACCAGGCGCTGCTGCTCGATGTCGTCCGCCAAGCCGCGATCGCTGTCCGGCTGGCGACCCTGGCAACCGAGCTGCAGGCGAGCCGGGAACGGCTGGTGCTGGCTCGGGAAGAGGATCGCCGGCGGATCCGGCGCGACCTGCACGACGGTCTCGGCCCGCTGCTCGGCGGGGTCGGGCTGCGGCTGGCGGCCGCCTCGCAGGCGGTTGATCCCGATCCGGTGCGGGCCAAGGAGTTGATCGCAACCTCCCGGACGGATCTGTCCGCGGCGGTGACCGAGGTACGTCGGTTGGTCCACGGGCTTCGGCCGCCCGCGCTGGACGATCTCGGTCTGCTCGCGGCCGTCGAGCAGCAGGCTGACCTGCTCCGTTCCGAGGGACTGCGGGTCGAGGTCGAGGCGACGGGGTTGGAGGACCTGCCGGCCGCCGTGGAGGTGGCGGCGTACAGGATCATCGCCGAGAGTCTCACCAACATCACCCGGCACGCCCAGGCATCGTCGGCCCGGGTCCGTCTCGTCGCCGGGCCGGACCGGCTGATCGTCGAGGTCAGCGACGACGGGATCGGGATATCGTCGGCGCGAACCGCCGGCGTGGGTTTGCTCTCACTGCGGGAGCGGGCTGGGGAGCTCGGTGGCAGCACCGCCGTCACCTGCCCACCTGAGGGCGGAACCAAGATCTGCGTCGAGTTGCCCATCGGAGGGATGCCGTGA
- a CDS encoding response regulator transcription factor gives MTGETITVLIADDHPVYRDGLASLLEPLPGIEVVARAADGIEAVEQARVTQPDVVIMDLQMPRLNGIEATRQVLAELPHTGVLVITMGEDESTVFTAVTAGARGYLLKGADAEEVIQAIRTVHNGGVVFGASLAQRIARVFATGPSARAPEAFPQLSDREREILDLVAAGLSNPDIAARLYLSPKTVRNNVSAILAKLQARDRSAAIIRAREAGLGRASS, from the coding sequence GTGACTGGCGAGACGATCACCGTGCTCATCGCCGACGATCATCCGGTCTATCGCGACGGTCTCGCCTCCTTGCTGGAGCCGCTGCCAGGCATTGAGGTCGTCGCCCGGGCCGCGGACGGCATCGAAGCCGTCGAGCAAGCCCGCGTCACCCAACCCGATGTGGTGATCATGGACCTGCAGATGCCTCGGCTGAACGGCATCGAGGCGACTCGCCAGGTGCTGGCCGAGCTGCCCCACACCGGCGTACTGGTGATCACCATGGGCGAGGACGAGTCCACGGTGTTCACCGCCGTCACCGCCGGGGCTCGCGGCTATCTGCTCAAGGGTGCCGATGCCGAGGAGGTGATCCAGGCTATCCGCACCGTGCACAACGGCGGGGTGGTCTTCGGCGCCTCGCTGGCGCAACGGATCGCCCGGGTCTTCGCCACCGGACCGAGCGCGAGGGCACCGGAGGCCTTTCCCCAGCTGAGCGATCGGGAGCGCGAGATCTTGGACCTGGTAGCGGCCGGGCTGTCCAACCCCGATATCGCCGCGCGCCTCTATCTGTCTCCGAAGACCGTACGCAACAACGTCTCGGCGATCTTGGCCAAGCTCCAGGCCCGGGATCGCTCGGCGGCGATCATCCGAGCCCGTGAGGCCGGACTCGGTCGGGCATCTTCCTGA
- a CDS encoding sugar O-acetyltransferase has protein sequence MSTDEPTQWQRMVAGRSYRSTDPELTEARAATKRILHEYNTTHPDDEATRDRLLRGLLKSAGEMIWIEPPFRCDYGNQITFGNGIFANYDLSILDCAPVTIGDMVLFGPRVTIATASHPIDFVQRTGDMYEYAEPITIEEGAWLGAHVVVGPGVTIGARSVIGAGSIVTRDIPPDVVAAGVPCKVVREITEQDRDAYLAAYGTAG, from the coding sequence ATGAGCACCGACGAGCCCACCCAATGGCAGCGAATGGTCGCGGGGCGGTCATACCGATCCACCGACCCCGAGCTAACCGAGGCACGCGCGGCGACCAAGCGCATCCTGCACGAGTACAACACCACGCATCCCGATGACGAGGCCACCCGGGACAGGCTGTTGCGCGGGCTGCTGAAGTCTGCCGGCGAGATGATCTGGATCGAGCCGCCGTTCCGCTGCGACTACGGCAACCAGATCACCTTCGGCAACGGCATCTTCGCCAACTACGACCTGTCGATCCTCGACTGTGCCCCGGTGACGATTGGCGACATGGTGCTGTTCGGGCCGCGGGTCACCATCGCGACCGCGAGCCATCCGATCGACTTCGTGCAACGAACCGGAGACATGTACGAGTACGCCGAGCCCATCACGATCGAGGAGGGCGCCTGGCTCGGCGCCCATGTGGTGGTTGGCCCCGGGGTGACCATCGGAGCCCGTTCGGTGATCGGTGCCGGCAGCATTGTGACCCGCGACATCCCCCCGGACGTGGTGGCGGCCGGCGTACCGTGCAAGGTGGTCCGGGAGATCACCGAGCAGGACCGAGACGCGTATCTGGCGGCCTACGGCACCGCTGGCTGA